The Ranitomeya imitator isolate aRanImi1 chromosome 8, aRanImi1.pri, whole genome shotgun sequence genome window below encodes:
- the MED8 gene encoding mediator of RNA polymerase II transcription subunit 8, with product MQREEKQLESSLDSLIAQVSDLKNSLGGFIYKLENEYDRLTWPSVLDSFALLSGQLNTLNKVLKNEKTPLLKNQVIIPLLLSPDRDEEVMRLTEGRVPVFSHEVVPDHLRTKPDPEVEELEKQLVADASRLTPEVAQKQVQTMNKLCNNLLEKILKEERESDVGNLRQNKSTYNPTDTNALVVAVAFGKGLSNRRPPGPGGPMGPGQSAAGGMLQGAAGMQQVPMTLQPNQQQHMPGGVPMAQTGQPGKMPSNIKTNIKSASMHPYQR from the exons ATGCAG CGAGAGGAGAAGCAGCTGGAGTCCAGTTTGGATTCTCTCATCGCCCAGGTTTCTGATTTGAAGAACTCCTTGGGTGGATTCATCTATAAGTTGGAGAATGAATATGACCGACTGACTTG GCCCTCTGTGCTGGACAGTTTCGCCCTGCTCTCGGGTCAACTTAATACTCTGAATAAAGTCCTGAAAAATGAGAAGACACCATTGCTGAAAAACCAGGTCATCATCCCCCTACTCCTGTCACCGGACAGAGATGAAGAGGTCATG CGTCTCACTGAGGGGAGGGTGCCCGTATTTAGCCATGAAGTGGTACCGGATCACCTGAGAACCAAACCGGACCCTGAAGTGGAGGAGCTGGAAAAGCAGCTGGTTGCAGATGCATCTCGCCTCACTCCAGAAGTGGCCCAG AAACAAGTGCAGACTATGAATAAGCTGTGCAACAACCTGCTGGAGAAAATCCTCAAGGAGGAAAGGGAGTCGGATGTTGGAA atCTACGACAAAATAAATCAACGTATAATCCGACTGACACAAATGCGCTTGTAGTAGCTGTAGCCTTTGGAAAAGGCCTGTCCAATCGGCGGCCCCCAGGACCTGGAGGCCCCATGGGTCCAGGACAGTCTGCAGCAGGTGGGATGTTACAAGGAGCTGCGGGCATGCAGCAAGTACCCATGACCCTGCAGCCCAACCAGCAACAGCATATGCCTGGAGGGGTTCCAATGGCACAGACTGGCCAGCCAG GTAAGATGCCCAGCAATATCAAAACCAACATTAAATCTGCCTCTATGCATCCATACCAGCGATGA